The genome window CAAGGCCGCTTGGCTTCCGGTATAAACAACATTAGAAGCCTGCAAACAGCCTGATACCAAGACATTTTGGACAAGGGTTGTTGGCGTATAAGGGGTGCTTCCAATCGGTGTGACAGAGATTGCAGGAATTGCTTTCATTTGATTCTGCCCCTGTTGCGAGGATTTATCTGCATTACCGTTCGGACTATTAACCCTAATAGTATTGAAGATATCTCTACCGGTAACTGCTTCCACATTTGTCTGAACCGGAATCTGTGCGAACGACTGGAATATCGTCAAGAGACTAATGAAAGTCGCCAGAAAAAAGTATGTTATTGATTTCATGTTGGATAATTTTAAATTGATACTGCTAATAAATAATGCTTATTTGGAATGTTTCTAAATTGTAAATTTGAGCAAAAAAAAATCATGCCCGGCGTCCGGCCGTCATGAAATTGAACATCTCAATGCTAGTGACTTTATAATGTAAATTATGACGTATTAGATTATTCATCTTCCTATGCGTTTTTTATTTTTATTTAGACAAAATTAAGATAGTAATTACTTCCACACAAGAACTTTAACATATTTATTTTTTTCATCGCCGTATAGTTTTGTTTTATAGTCTGTTAGACACATACATTATATATTATTAATTGTAAATTTTCAAGTATATTTCTACGTTTTTTTGCTCTTATTTCCGAAAAACAATTCATCGTTTTTACCTTTTAAGCGAATATTCTTCATTTCAATATGTTTAATGCCGGCAGCTTGACAATTATCATTGCGGATTTTGGAGTATTTCTTCGTATTTTTATAGAAATTAGATTTCATGAATATCTCGGCAGCAATTCTTGCAGGCGGAAAAGGGTCACGCATGGGCAATATACGCAAGGAGTTTATTTCCTTTGAAGGAACAACTCTTTTGGGTCGTATGTTCGAAGTACTTAGGCCTGTATTTGCAGAAATACTGCTGGTTTCCAACGAGGACCAAAAACTCTATAATGGCTTTGGAATAGACAAGATAGTTCCGGATACCTTCCCCGGAAAGGGGCCGCTTGCCGGAATACATGCGGCATTGATAAACACCACCGGGTATGTTTTTATTTTTGCATGCGACCTTCCGAAGCTGGATATTGCATTCATCCTGCAACAGATTCGGCAATTGCATGCCGGACAGGATGCGCTCGTTCCCCGTCATAAAAATGGCATAGAACCACTCCACGCTATCTATAGTCAATCATGCGTTGAACCGGCAGCAAAAGTGCTGTCGCAAAATAACCACCCCGCAATTCGTGAAATGCTGGATTTGGTAAATACCAGATATTGGGACATTCCTAAAAACGATAGCTTTGCAAATATCAATTCCATCGATGACCTCACAAAATGGGAGCGCAGGATGATACCAAAACAATAACACATGCGAAAAACCGATGAAATTCTTCTGAAATATCCTAAAGATAAGCAATACCTTATTGCTATTCTTCATGAAATAAAAGAAGCCGAACCCGACAAATACATAAGTGAAAAAGCATTAGAGGCAGTTGCTCAATATTTAAAAATAAACAAAGGCGTTGTTTATGGTGTGGCAAGCTATTACAGTATGTTCTCGCTAAAACCGTCACAGCCGAATACGCTTAATATCTGCTGTTCGCCGGTTTGTGCACATGCAGGTGCCGATGAACTTTATGATGCAATAACTTCTGACAATAATTTAAAAAACAACATGGAGGTCGCTATTGGCAGATGCGAGTGTCTCGGACTTTGCGCTGAAGCGCCTGCAGCAGCATTAAATAATGAACCAATCGCTGGTCTCACGACCGATAACGTACATGAAAAAATTATTTCTGTTTTAAAAAGTGAAGGCGTATGATCAGTGAGACAAAGTTACTCACGGCAATCAACGGAACGATTGATCCGCTCAGCATCACAGACTACATCAACGCAGGTGGCTATACGGCACTTTCAAAGGCTTTGCACATGAAGCCCGAAGATATTATTGAAGAAATTAAAAAATCGGGATTGCGTGGCCGCGGAGGAGCAGGTTTTCCTACATGGATTAAGCTACAAGCCGTTCGAAATGCGACATCAGTAAAAAATAAATTCATTGTTTGCAACGCAGACGAAGGCGAACCCGGTACTTTCAAGGATAAAAAATTGATGGAGCAAAATCCTCATCAACTTATTGAAGGCATCATAATAGCGGCACTTGCCACAAATTCAAACAGAGGATTCATCTATGTGAGAGGCGAATACGGCGAATCTATCAACAAACTAAAAACAGCCATTAATCAGGCAACGCAACACGCTTTTCTCGGTCAAAGTATATCAGGAAGTTCATTCAATTTCAATCTGGAAGTGATGCCGGGGGCGGGTTCATACCTGTGCGGCGAAGAATTTACGTTGCTTGAATCACTTGAAGGAAAACGCGGAAACCCAAGAATTAAACCGCCCTTCCCTGCCGAAAAAGGTCTTTGGCAGGAACCCACGCTGGTAAATAATGTTGAAACACTTTCTAACCTTCCGCATATTATAAATAATGGTTCAGCATTTTTCGCTTCTATGGGAACTGAAAAATCGAAAGGAACAAAATTGGTTTGCCTTAGCGGAGATATCGTAAAACCGGGCGTTTATGAAGTTGAAATGGGCTGCACCTTAAACGAAATCATAATAGGACTCGGTGGTGGATTGAAAAATAATGAAGCGGTAAGTGCAGTATTGCTGGGCGGTGCTGCAGGAACATTTGCAAACGCTTCCCAGCTCGATGTTTTGTTGTGCTATGACAAACTGCTGGAGCAAAATCTAACCTTAGGGTCAGGAGCAATTATTGTTTTCGGTTCAACTGTTTCATTAGAAAAAATAATAGCGTCCATACTTCGGTTTTTCAAACATGAATCGTGCGGAAAGTGTGTCCCGTGCCGAATTGGCACGTACCATCTTTCGCGAGAATGGGAAAATTCTTTCGGTCAAACCAAAGAAGAAAAAAAACGGCTGCTAGAAGTTCTCACAACCAAAGCAAAACACATTGCTGCAACTTCTCTATGCCCATTGGGACAGTCGCCGGTACTGCCGCTTGCATCAGCACTCCGGAATGTTGCAGACCTACTTGTTTAAAATTAGAATTTCAAAAATGAAAACGGTAAAATTTACTATAGACGGAAAAATAATTGAAGCCGAAGAAGGGCAAAACCTTTTAACCGTTGCCCGTAAAAACGGTTTTGATATTCCGGGTTTGTGCTATCATCCGAGACTCAGCCCAACAGCCGCCTGCAGGCTTTGCTGTGTGAAAGTTGAGAATACCCGCGGTCTTGTAATGTCCTGCACACATGCAGTTAAAGAAGGCATGAATATTACCGCTTTTGATGCTGAACTCGAAGAATCGCGCCGCAACAACCTTGACATGCTTTTGTCAGAACATAATGAAGAAACAGACCACTCATTCTACGATGAGTTGCGCCCTCTAACAGAGCGATACGGTCTGTCGGATATAAAAAACAGGAAGTATGTATCCGTTTATGAAACCATCGATTTTCCGATAGATGCAACAAGTCCTGCACTCATGTATGATGCCGGTAAATGCATCAAATGCTTCAGATGCATCAAGGCATGTGATGAAATTCAGGGTAAGGAAGTACTTTCGATGGCTGACCGCGGCATTCATTCTTATGTAGTTGCCGGATTCAACAACTGGGGGGCATCAGAATGTGACGGCTGTGGTGAGTGTATCCAACTTTGCCCAACCGGCGCCATCGTAGAAAAGCCACATCGCGGCGAATTCAACATCAACAAAATCGATAAAAAAGTAAGAACAACCTGCCCTTACTGCGGTGTTGGGTGCCAACTTGAATTGTGGATCAGCGATGGTAAAATTGTACGTGCCACCGGAGTAGAAGGCGTAATGCCCAATGATGGCAGGCTTTGCGTAAAAGGCAGATTCGGATATGAATATATTCACAGTGGAGAACGACTCACTACTCCACTAATCCGCAGGAACGGGACATTTGAAAAAGCAAGCTGGGATGAAGCTCTTGCACTCATCGCAGAAAGGCTGAATACTATTAAGAATAATTATGGTAATGATGCATTGGCAGGATATGCATCGGCAAAAGCCACCAATGAAGACAATTATATCTTTCAAAAATTCATTCGAATTGCTTTTGGAACAAACAACGTAGATTATTGCACGCGGCTTTGCCACGCCTCTACCGTAACGGCGATGATAAAATCAATTGGCGATGGTGCTGGCAGCAACAGTATTCAGGATTTTGAAAGCGCCGATTGCCTTTTTGTAACAGGCAACAATATCATTGAAACCCATCCTGTAACTGCAACTTACATCAAACGCGGTGTAAAAAATGGTCAACGCATTATTATTGTTGACCCGAAAAAAACGCCGCTTGTCAAATACGCTGAACTGTGGTTGCAGCCGAAACTCGGCACAGACGTGGCATTGCTGAACGGAATCATTCGGGAGATTATAGTGCTCGGGCGCATCGATAAAACATTTATTGAGAACCGAGTTGACGGCGGTATGGAAGCATTCGACCTTCTTAAAGAATTGACAGAAAAATATACAGGCGCGTACACCGAAGAAATAACAGGCGTTTCAGCAGACAAAATAAAACTTGCAGCCGAAATTTATTCCTCAGCAAAAAATCCCATCATAGCCACAGGCATGGGAATGAGCCAGCAGGTAACGGGAACGCACAATGTTTTCAGTTTGATAAACATGATTCTTATCACCGGAAACATTGGCAGGGTTGGTGCAGGAATTAATCCACCCCGGGGACAAAACAACGTACAAGGCGCCACGGACGTGGGTTGCACACCAGCTTTTTATCCCGGTTATATCCCTATGCTGAATGAAGAAAACAGGAAACGTGTTGCTGCGCTGTGGAATATTTCGCCTGAAATGTTAAGTTCAAAGCCGGGTCTTACAACTGTTGAAATTGTGCAGGCGGCTCATAGTGGCGATTTGAAAGGACTATATATCATGGGAGAAAATCCGATGGTTTCTGATCCAAACCTCAACCACACAAAAGAAGGTTTTGAAAAACTTGATTTTATCGTCGTACAGGATATTTTCTTTACCGAAACCGCTGCACTTGCCGACGTCGTTTTACCTGCCGCGGCATTTGCCGAAAAGAGCGGAACCTTTGTAAGCAGCGACAGGCGGGTGTTGCGTGTGCGAAAGGCCGTTGATGCGCCTGGAGAAGCACGTCAGGACTGGAAAATAATTTCAGAGGTTGCGAGCCGCATGGGAATTAGTATCGGCAGTTATAAAAATGAATCGGAAATTTTTGATGAAATTGGTAAAGCGGCACCGATATTCGGCGGCATCAGTTATGAACGGCTGGAACATGAAGAACTGCAATGGCCTTGTCCCGATAAGGAACATCCGGGAACACCCACACTGTATCTTGATGGGTTTAACACCGAAAGCGGAAAAGCCAAATTATTCCCTGTAGACTATCATGAGCAAAACGAGCGCACATCCGAACGCTTTCCGTTTATGCTGAATACAGGTCGTATATTGTATCAATATCACACTTCAACGATGTCGCGAAAAGCGGAGGTGTTGAGGGCATTTGCGAATGAATCATATGTGTTAATGAATTCATCAGATGCGCTGAAGCGAGGATTTACAGATGGTGAATTGCTCGCAATTTATAACGGGCGGGGAGAAATTAATGTTAAGCTGAAGGTAAGTAATGATGTGCTTGAAGGCGAATTATTTATGCCCTTCCATTTTCCCGAAGCACCGGTAAATGCTTTAACGCGAGATGAACTTGATGCCTTCTCTAAAATTGCACCGTTTAAATTATCGGCAGTAGGTGTAAAAAAGGCAGTATAAAATGCGCTTACAAAAAGTTAAGCCAGCGGCTGAAATCCTGTTCGGTTCTGACAGCTTCGCGCCTGCTTCGTATTTCGGGCATTTTCTTTTTCTGAATAACAGCCCAATAGGTCATGTTGCTGCTTTTATCGGTAACCATAAAAGATAGCTGATCATCCGTATTTACCGGGAGTCTGTTAAGCGGCATAAAAACGATTCGACATCGTAAGTATTTTCTTATTTCCTTTCTCCAGGTTCCTTTGAGCACCTCGAAACGCTCTTCGCAATTTAAACTGTCGAGGTATTTAATGATAATCATGTCATCCATAATCGCACATTTAGTATTGTAGTTAGTTCAGGAGTTTTAAAAGCCCGGATCATTTTTTCGGTTCATAACTCCGATCCATGATCCGGGAGCCTTTATTTTCTGAAGTCAATACAAAGGTGCGACAGAACGAATGCCTGATTCAAGGGTTAAAAAATAGTATTTCGCCTACCGAAACGGAGGGTTCATGGCAGGTTATTTGACTTATGCCGACGAGCATAATACTTCATATATTTGGTCGGAATGCTTGACAAATAATGAATTAGAGTTGTATTGATTTTGATGCGTCAATCAGAGATTCTGATAATTTTTTCGCAAAGAGCAATTATTCAGATTCCAAAATTCGTGTGTACATCCGGGAGGTTCCGGGAAAAAGGAGGAACATTGCGGCCATGAATTTACGTTCATCGGCAGCGCGGGTTGATTCACCGTTGAGATCATCTATATTCAAGGCTTTACTAAGGCTGACGCACAAATTCTCTTTTTGAAGTTGAAACTCAATTTTATCCATTTTCCGGCATTCATTAATAACGACTTCAGCGTTTTTGATACGTTTATCGATATCTTTTTTCTTTATTCCCGGCAGTTTTGCTTTTACGATATCTTCGAGCGGAATGATAAAAAGATCTTTATATTCCAGCCATTTTTTATCTGAAAGTTCCCGAATACTTTTAAAATATTCAATCCATTCGCTGGTAACAAATGACTGACCAATAATACCCGGATCGCCGGCGTTCTGAGCAGGAATCAGGCAACATCTAAAACTTGCGAAAACGAATCTTTGTTCATTATTCAAAATGCTGTCAACGGCTTCTTTCAGCTCCCAGATTAATGAAGTTCCTTCCTCTCCAAAAAGGCCTTGTACATGAGCCAGATCAATATCTTTGCGGTAGACAGCAGTAATTGGTTTTGTATCTTTTTGAGCAATACTGCCTTTCGGGAAAAACGCAGGAGGTGCGTGACACTCCAGACAGCCCTCGCCGTGATAGGCAGGATTAGCGGCAGCAAGCAGCGTTCGTTTAATAAGATCGGCTTCCTGCACCCTCATTTCATTTACAGCATTTTTCAATGAATCGCTCACCGGCTGCTGTTTCAATAAAACATCAATCAGCATAAAGTAGGTCGAGCTGATTTTTAAAACCTCATCTGAGTAAATTGTATTTGATAACGGGATATCGAGATTCAGCGAATCAACTTTCAACGAAAGGTTTCTAAGACTCCAAGCCTGTTCTTTGGTCAGGAACAATCCATTTACCAGATTAATCGATGATGTCCGCATAACCAGATAATTCAGACCATCAAGTTGCTCATGCCAAGTTCCGGACATAATTTCAGCACCGGATTTTTTGCCGGCATCTGAACTATAAATAAAAAGAAATGCCGCAACACTAAAAATTATTATTGCGAAGAATATTTTCCTAAAAAACATGAGACGATTATTAGTAGTTAACTCCAGACACCATTGATGGGTTCATTACAAAAACCACACTTCCCATTTTTCATATTGTTTGAAATGTTGGTATATCCATTTCGCTCAATGAGAACTTTTTTACATTTTGGGCAATACGTATCGTCTGACTTTGTGCCGGGCACATTTCCAATGTAAACAAATTCGATTCCTGCGTTTATAGCGATATCGCGTGCTTTTTCAAGCGTTTCAACGGGTGTAACGGGCAATTGTGTGAGCTTGTAGGCAGGCATAAAACGGTTGAAATGCAGTGGGAACTTCCCTAAACCTGAATTGTAAAGCCAGTCACACATTTTTTTTATCATATCCATATCGTCCGTCCACGTAGGGATAACGAGGTTGGTAATTTCCAGCCAGACACCTTCTTCCTTAAAAACATTTAGATTCCGTTTAATTGTATTCAATGATCCGCCGTTCAATTTCCGGTAGGTTTCATCACTAAAACTTTTCAGGTTGATGTTGGCAGCATCGAGGTGCTTACAGATGGCGCGAAGCGGAGTTTCATTGATATAACCATTTGAGATGAAAATATTTTTCAGCCCTTTTTCATGTGCCAGTTTTGCGGTATCAAAAACATACTCGTAGAAGACAACCGGTTCAGAATAAGTATATCCGATACTGGTACATTTATTTTTAAGTGCGTACGCCACAACATCACCGGGCATCAAATCGTAATTTTCTGTTTCAAATGGTGAAACCTGTGATATTTGCCAGTTCTGGCAGTTAAGGCAATTGAAATTACAACCGGCTGTGGCCAGTGAAAACACAGTCGTTTGTGGCAGAAAATGATACAGTGGTTTTTTTTCTACCGGATCGGTATTGATAGAACAGGGATTTCCGTAGTTAATCGCATACAAGGCATCATCGAAAATAACACGTGTTTTGCAAATGCCGGTTCCTTTTTCAGGTATTATACAGGCATTGGGGCACAGGCCGCACATGATGCCTTTATCCGTTTTACTAAAATATGCAGCCTGTTTATGCCATTTCCAGATATCAATGGGTTTGTTCATAATTTGATTCTGCTTATTAAGAATGGTGCCGAAAACATCAAAATCGGAAATTCCCAATGCGGCAACACCTGCTCCAATTGCGCATCGCCGAATAAATTCCCGTTTCGAAATCGTTGATTTTTTCATTGTAAGCGAGTGTTCTAATCAACAAATTTATTGTCTTTCCAGTTACCCGAAACTACCTTTCCCGATGCATAGGTAAAGGTTCCTTTGCCATTGAATTTACCGGCTTTCCATTCGCCTTCGTATTTACTGCCATTGGCAAATAGAATGGTACCCTGACCTTCCTTCAAACTATTTTTCCAGTTGCCGTCGTATTTCTCGCCGTCTTTTGCAATGAAAACGCCATGCCCGTTCAACTTATTGTTTTTCCATTCGCCCGTAACTACAGCCCCGGCAAATTCACCGGATGCATAGGTATAGGTTCCCTGTCCGCACAATTTATTATTTACGAAATCGCCTGTATAATTATCGCCGTTTGCATACACAAACACCCCTTTTCCGGTCAGAGTGTTATCTTTAAAATCACCCGTATATTCACAGCCCTTCCATGCGCCGGAATTATATGTAAAAGTGCCCTTGCCATTGAGTTTCATATTTTTAAATTCGCCAACATATTTGTTGCCGTTTGAATAGGCGTAAGTGCCGGTTCCATTCTTACAGTCACCGTCAATACATCCGGTCTGCGCCAATAATGCAGTAACTGAAAGTAATACAAAGGAAGCTGTTGCGAAAACAATATTAAGAATACGTTTCATTGATTTAATTTCAAGTGAATAATTACAGTTTGATTATTGTTTTATCAGTAACATGGGTTTAGAAAATTCTCTGCCGGATACAATCATAACATACGTACCCGATGTCAAATCATCAATCAGAATTCTATTTTTATTTCCGATAAGCAGCGATTTTTTTACAATTCTGCCCAACGCATCAAATATCAGCAATTCCTGCGTTTCGAAGCCATTGCTGACTTCAACAAAAATTTCATCTTCAGCAGGATTAGGATAAAATACAATTTCCCCTTTGAATAAATTCTCACTTACAAAAGTGCAAGGGTCAAAAGTAATAAGTATAGAGTCGGAATTTGAGCAAACCGAATCAAGCGCTGTTAAGTAAATCAGGGCCGGACCAATTCCAAAACCTGTGGAATCGATAGTAACCTGATTCAATATTTCTCCCGTTGACCATGCATATGAATCATAACCGGCCGGCGTCGTTAAAGTGATATTTTGACCTGCACACAATGTAGTATCATTTCCCAGATGTATAACCGGAAGCACAACAACATTCAGGTTATTCACGACACTCTGAACTGTATCGCAAAGATTGCTTACTCTGCAGTAATACACACCGGCATCACCACTTGTTATCGGTGCAATATTCAGCGTATCCGAAGTAGCGCCCGCAATTTGCCCGCCGGGACCATACCACTGATACACGGGTAAAGGTGACCCACCGGCAGTAACAAAGAATGCAACTCTACTGCCCGTACATCGTGAAGAATCTGCAGATTGTGACAATACCTGCGGCAGCGCATGAAGTGTAAGTGAAGCATTATTACTGTTGACCGAATTACAGGTACTTGAAACCACACAATAATAATTTCCGGCATCACCTGAAGATACATTGTTCAAAGTTAATGTACTTGAATTTGATCCGGAAAGTATTCCTGACGGTCCATACCATTGATAACCGG of Bacteroidota bacterium contains these proteins:
- the fdhF gene encoding formate dehydrogenase subunit alpha; protein product: MKTVKFTIDGKIIEAEEGQNLLTVARKNGFDIPGLCYHPRLSPTAACRLCCVKVENTRGLVMSCTHAVKEGMNITAFDAELEESRRNNLDMLLSEHNEETDHSFYDELRPLTERYGLSDIKNRKYVSVYETIDFPIDATSPALMYDAGKCIKCFRCIKACDEIQGKEVLSMADRGIHSYVVAGFNNWGASECDGCGECIQLCPTGAIVEKPHRGEFNINKIDKKVRTTCPYCGVGCQLELWISDGKIVRATGVEGVMPNDGRLCVKGRFGYEYIHSGERLTTPLIRRNGTFEKASWDEALALIAERLNTIKNNYGNDALAGYASAKATNEDNYIFQKFIRIAFGTNNVDYCTRLCHASTVTAMIKSIGDGAGSNSIQDFESADCLFVTGNNIIETHPVTATYIKRGVKNGQRIIIVDPKKTPLVKYAELWLQPKLGTDVALLNGIIREIIVLGRIDKTFIENRVDGGMEAFDLLKELTEKYTGAYTEEITGVSADKIKLAAEIYSSAKNPIIATGMGMSQQVTGTHNVFSLINMILITGNIGRVGAGINPPRGQNNVQGATDVGCTPAFYPGYIPMLNEENRKRVAALWNISPEMLSSKPGLTTVEIVQAAHSGDLKGLYIMGENPMVSDPNLNHTKEGFEKLDFIVVQDIFFTETAALADVVLPAAAFAEKSGTFVSSDRRVLRVRKAVDAPGEARQDWKIISEVASRMGISIGSYKNESEIFDEIGKAAPIFGGISYERLEHEELQWPCPDKEHPGTPTLYLDGFNTESGKAKLFPVDYHEQNERTSERFPFMLNTGRILYQYHTSTMSRKAEVLRAFANESYVLMNSSDALKRGFTDGELLAIYNGRGEINVKLKVSNDVLEGELFMPFHFPEAPVNALTRDELDAFSKIAPFKLSAVGVKKAV
- a CDS encoding molybdenum cofactor guanylyltransferase, producing the protein MNISAAILAGGKGSRMGNIRKEFISFEGTTLLGRMFEVLRPVFAEILLVSNEDQKLYNGFGIDKIVPDTFPGKGPLAGIHAALINTTGYVFIFACDLPKLDIAFILQQIRQLHAGQDALVPRHKNGIEPLHAIYSQSCVEPAAKVLSQNNHPAIREMLDLVNTRYWDIPKNDSFANINSIDDLTKWERRMIPKQ
- a CDS encoding NAD(P)H-dependent oxidoreductase subunit E, which gives rise to MRKTDEILLKYPKDKQYLIAILHEIKEAEPDKYISEKALEAVAQYLKINKGVVYGVASYYSMFSLKPSQPNTLNICCSPVCAHAGADELYDAITSDNNLKNNMEVAIGRCECLGLCAEAPAAALNNEPIAGLTTDNVHEKIISVLKSEGV
- the amrS gene encoding AmmeMemoRadiSam system radical SAM enzyme; translated protein: MKKSTISKREFIRRCAIGAGVAALGISDFDVFGTILNKQNQIMNKPIDIWKWHKQAAYFSKTDKGIMCGLCPNACIIPEKGTGICKTRVIFDDALYAINYGNPCSINTDPVEKKPLYHFLPQTTVFSLATAGCNFNCLNCQNWQISQVSPFETENYDLMPGDVVAYALKNKCTSIGYTYSEPVVFYEYVFDTAKLAHEKGLKNIFISNGYINETPLRAICKHLDAANINLKSFSDETYRKLNGGSLNTIKRNLNVFKEEGVWLEITNLVIPTWTDDMDMIKKMCDWLYNSGLGKFPLHFNRFMPAYKLTQLPVTPVETLEKARDIAINAGIEFVYIGNVPGTKSDDTYCPKCKKVLIERNGYTNISNNMKNGKCGFCNEPINGVWS
- a CDS encoding NADH-ubiquinone oxidoreductase-F iron-sulfur binding region domain-containing protein — encoded protein: MISETKLLTAINGTIDPLSITDYINAGGYTALSKALHMKPEDIIEEIKKSGLRGRGGAGFPTWIKLQAVRNATSVKNKFIVCNADEGEPGTFKDKKLMEQNPHQLIEGIIIAALATNSNRGFIYVRGEYGESINKLKTAINQATQHAFLGQSISGSSFNFNLEVMPGAGSYLCGEEFTLLESLEGKRGNPRIKPPFPAEKGLWQEPTLVNNVETLSNLPHIINNGSAFFASMGTEKSKGTKLVCLSGDIVKPGVYEVEMGCTLNEIIIGLGGGLKNNEAVSAVLLGGAAGTFANASQLDVLLCYDKLLEQNLTLGSGAIIVFGSTVSLEKIIASILRFFKHESCGKCVPCRIGTYHLSREWENSFGQTKEEKKRLLEVLTTKAKHIAATSLCPLGQSPVLPLASALRNVADLLV